The stretch of DNA TGATGTTTATCCCAAAGACGTGCACATCATGGCGGCAGAGTTCGTACCTTCGCGCAATTACTTTCTTACATTTTATCTGAGTTTGCTTTATGGCAAGAAGTGGTGAAGACCTGAAGGAGTCGTTAACAATAGTACAACCCGAACAATCTGCGGAGCAACCACTAAGAAAGCCACCATGGCTTCGGGTGAAACTACCTACCGGTCCGGAGTATGCAAAAGTTCGTAAACTGGTTGACAAACATAAGCTTCATACCATCTGTGAGAGCGGAAATTGCCCGAATATGGGTGAATGCTGGGGTGCCGGTACCGCTACGTTCATGATCCTTGGTAATACGTGTACCCGATCTTGTGGTTTTTGTGCGGTTGCCACCGGGCGTCCCGGAAAGGTCGATGAAAATGAACCATGGAGTGTTGCAGAAAGCGTAAAGCAAATGCAGGTCAAACATTGTGTGATTACATCCGTGGATCGGGACGACCTGCCCGATGGTGGCAGCATTATCTGGGCAGAAACGGTGAAGGCCATTCGGGCCAACTCTCCCGGAACCACCATGGAAACACTGATACCTGACTTTCAGGGAAAATGGGAAAATCTTCAACGGATCATAGATGTCGCACCGGAGATCGTATCACATAACCTGGAAACAGTTCGCAGACTTACCCGTGAGGTAAGAATCCAGGCCCGGTATGATCGAAGCCTCGAGGTGCTTAAGC from Flavobacteriales bacterium encodes:
- the lipA gene encoding lipoyl synthase; this encodes MARSGEDLKESLTIVQPEQSAEQPLRKPPWLRVKLPTGPEYAKVRKLVDKHKLHTICESGNCPNMGECWGAGTATFMILGNTCTRSCGFCAVATGRPGKVDENEPWSVAESVKQMQVKHCVITSVDRDDLPDGGSIIWAETVKAIRANSPGTTMETLIPDFQGKWENLQRIIDVAPEIVSHNLETVRRLTREVRIQARYDRSLEVLKRLKDGGMKTKSGIMVGLGESEDEVLEAMDDLRAVGCDVLTVGQYLQPTKKHLPIAEFIHPDVFKRYEEEGLKKGFRFVESGPLVRSSYHAEKHIF